GCGGTCGCTGCAGGTTTCCGGCGGCTCGCTGGACATCATCTACACCAGTCCGATCGCGATGACGATCCTTCTGTTCAGCGTGGTCTCGTTGTTCCTGCCGTTCGTTCGCCAGGGAATACGGCAATATCAGAGCTGAACGACGAGTTATCCCGTTTTCTCCGGCTCGTGGGCGTTCTTTCTGCTACGAGATGCTTCCGAGGAGGCGTCGTTAGAAATCCTCCCCAAGGGCCTGTGGGTCGACGTCGAAGCCCTCCTCAAAGGTGGATTTAGGGATCTTGCCGTGGATCCCTTTGTTGATGTCGACGACCTGTGAGACGTTGAAATCAACGGCGAGGCTACAGTAGCGATAGGCCTCCGTGGGGGACATTCCTTTCTGGTGGACCAGCACGGAGATCGCCTCCTCAATCGCCTGCTCCATCGCGTCGTCGAGGTCCTCGTTGATTCCCATGATGTAGACGTCGTCGTCGGTCTCCGCGACGGGCCAGTCCATCTGGGCGGCGTCCTTGTGGACGGTGAACTTCAGCGTCCCCGTAAGCGACGTTTCGAGCGCCGTGAGATCTACCTCGCCGTTTCCTTGGAGTGCATGGCCATCGCCAGTGAAGAACAGGGCACCGGGGCGGAAGACCGGGAAATAGAGTGTCGTCCCGACACCCGTTCCCTGAATGTCGATATTACCGCCAAACGGTCCCGGAGGTACGGAGTTTACCCGGCCGGTCGTCAGCGTCGGGCCGACAGCCATGATACCAAGGAACGGCTCCAGGGGTATCTCGATGCCCTCCGAGAGCAGTGCGACCCCCCGTTCCAGATCGAACTCGATTACCTTGCTATCGTTCCACGTAAACTCCGACGGCAATCCACCCTTCCCCTGCCGGAACGTGTTGGCGCCGTAGGGCACACGGAACTCGAGGTCGAGCACTTCGACCTCCAGTACGTCGCCCGGTTCGGCGTCCTCGATATAGACCGGCCCGGTAACCACGTGCGGGCCGGCACCGTCGTGTGGCACTTCGTCGTGAACCCTGACCTGGTCCTTCAAGATCTCCGACTCCGGAATACCGTTGTTCGTAAAGAACTCCTCAGGACCGGGCTGGTCCTCTAGAATGCCCTCGTGCGAAATGGTCTCGATCTCGACCGTCGATCCGGATGGAACCGTCTCAACTGGTTCTTTCGTCGGGTCAATCGCTCCCCAGACCACGTTCTCCGGCGTCGATTCGACGCGGTACGATTCGTCTGCCGATCCACTTTCGCTTGAATCCGCCGATTCGTCGTGTTCTCCCTCGTGTGAGAACGCAACTCCCGTGCCAAGGCTCGCAATTCCTACCGATCCGATTGACTTCATCAGCAATCTCCGATCCATTGTAGACATATAGGCCTCAAACGATTTGTAAATAAACTTCCGCATAGAGACAACAATTGCGAATATGGTGGGGAAATATTCGTACTATTGAGGCACCTTCGAACGAATGACTGCCATAGTCTCGGTTTAAATCCACACTTTCAACACGAATTTACTCCAATCCCCTGTACGCAGTTTCTTTTCCTGTTGCACAACTGAACAGCCAGCGGTTTCTGAGTATGAGGCGGGAACGCCGGCGCTTCGACTCGCAATCTTTGACCGATCGTATCAAGCATTCTCGTTCTCCGAGCTGTACACGCTACGAGCGCCTTCGATAACCGTCGATGCGGGCAGTAGGACGTCCTTGATAGAGTAAGTAAATCCGGCCCAGCTATTACGGTCCATCGACCAATACTTGCATAGATGAGGCCCGATCCGATCGCGATCACCCGTTTCGGGGCGTTGGGACAGATCGGGACGATCGCTCTCGCAGTGATATTCTGGTCTCTCGGACTGACTGGTGGGGTCTACGCGACGTGTATCGCGTATCTCGTCGTCACGATAGCGGGTATCGTCGGCATAGCCAGAACCGAGTCGACTATCGTCGGTCCCCTCGTGTACCCGTTCGTCCTCCCGGGTCTCGTCCCGCTCTACTACTTCGCGACTCGCTGAGCGATCCCGCGGCCGGCCGGTTCGTGGTCCGTTCTCTCTTACTCGTCCATTTCGTCGGCGAGTTCACGGGCCGTTTTTCGCACCGCCCGGTCGCTCTCGAGGGAGACGTCCCATCCCAGTCCCGTGAGTTTCTCGATCGAGAGGCGCATCTTAGGCACGTCGCCGGTCCAGCCGCGCTCACCACCCGTGTACTCGTAGTCGGGATCCAGCCCGAGTTCGTCGCTGACGATGTCGGCGATCCGATTGACCGAGGTCGTCGTCCGCGTACCGAGGTTGAACGTGTTGACCGGGCGCTCGGTGTGCTCGATGACGTGTTCCATCGCGTCCAGACAGTCCTCGATGTACATGTAGGACTTCTCCTGGCGGCCGTTACCGAGGATCGTCAGCGTCTCGGGGTTCGCCCGAAGTTTCTCAACGAAGTCGGGGATCACCGCCCCTCGGAGGTGCGGGCCGACGATGTTCGCGAACCGAAAGGTCCACACTCGCATTCCGTGGGTGTGGGCGTACGTCGAGAGCAGGCTCTCGTCGGCGATCTTGCTCGCCGCGTAGACGCTGATCGGTTCAAGGGGGGCATAGTCCTCGGGTGTGGGACGCGGGGCCTCCCCGTAGACCGTCGAGGAGGAGGTGAAAGCGATCTCGGAGACGTCGGCGGCGTCCATCGCCTCGAGGACGTTGTACGTCATCGCGGAGTTGTCCTCGAACTGCCCGCGTGGGTTCTCATCGTTGACCGATTTGCGTGCGGCGAGGTGGAACACGCCGTCGATATCGCTATCGATCGCCTCGCTTGCGACGTCGCTGTCGGTGAGGTCGCCCTCGATCAGTTCCGCCCCGTCGGGAACAGTTGAGGGGTCGCTGTTGGCGAAGTTGTCGACGACGACGACGTCGTTTCCGGCGTCGAGGAGTCGCTCGGTCAGGTGGGTACCGATGAACCCGGCACCACCCGTTACGAGGAGACGACTCTCGGTCACGTCCATACCCGCCTATCTCACATTCGTCGTATTGATGTTTCGGTCGATGGGAGGTCCTGGAATGCCTCTCGTCCCGTACTGAACGGCGCTACGGCGCTCGAAACACCCGGATAGTGTCCCGCGACGTCGGCTCGCGGATCAGCTGGGCGAGCCCCGCCGTCGAGAAGACCCGCTTCCAGTCGCGGTGATAGAGCGGGAACTCGTCGTCGACGTAGCTGACGGGCGTCTCCTCGCGACCGCGTGTCGGACCGTTGCCCTCGTTTTCGGCCGTCACGAGCAGATCGCTCGTGATGCGGGCGAACTCCTCGAAAACCCACTCGTCATCGGGATGGACGTGCTGGAGGGTCTCGACCGAGTAGACGACGTCGAACGCGTCGTCGTCGAACTCCGGGACGAGCTCCTCGATGGCACCGGTATGGAAGGTTCCTCCCTCCGAGAGTCGCGGGTAGTGCTCGGCCATCACCGAGAACGCCTCGTCGTTGATATCGATTCCGGTGAGGTTCCCGAAGCCGTGCTCGTGCAGGTGGGCCAGATGGCGGCCCGAGCCACACCCGACCTCGAGGATCGCGGCCGAATCGTCGACGTAGTGGGTGAGCACGTCGACGAGCGTCTCGCTGACTTCGTTGGGGCCGATCCGGGCGTAGTACGCCGGCGAGAACTTCCCGGAGCGTTCGGCCCAGTCCTGACGGACGTCGTCCGGGCGCATACCTCGCTACACGTGCGTGGGCAGTATATACTGTGCGAAACGGCGACCGGTCCTGCGATTCGCCCGACGGAAGACACCCGTCGTCGATCCCTGCTCTGATACGGATCCGAATGTTCGAATTCGAGCCTATAATATAGATGATCGTTCGAAAGATACGAGATAACTAGGATAATCAAATGGAATACTGAGTATTATAGACCAAAGTACTATATAGAGGGGTGGTGTAGTGTGGTATAACATGTCTCAATCCAATACCGGATGCGGGCGGATCGTTTCGGGACACGTTCCCAAACGAGCCAACCGCCGTCGCTGGTACGTTCTACGATACCTCGGCGCCTGTACGTATCCCGCTTCCGTCGGCGAACTCGGGGATCACGTCGCCCCGCGGGTCGGTGCCGACTCGGAAACCGTCGCGGAGGCGCTCCGGGAACGGGACCTCTCCACGCTGGCCGACTGTAGTGCCATCGAGTACGACGCCGACTCCGGGCTGGCGTGTCTCTCCGACCGTTACGACTCGTACGGGGAGTGTGCCCGCCGCGCGCTCACCGCTGGTGTCGTCTCCCATCATCAACCGCCGCGTCTCGATTGGCTCCCGATCGAAGAACCCGACCTCGGCGACGTCGCACTATCGGGCGTCCGGTAGGAAAACTGATCGCCGAACCCGAACCCAATCCGTGTTCATCTCCTCCGGACGCCGCGAGTGGGGACTGGCCGACCATCGTCTCAGTCGTTGCTCACCGCCTCCCCACTGGTGTCTCCGATACCGATCCCCGAACCGGTGAGGTCGCTCTCGCGCCACGTCCCGCGCTTGAACCAGCAGTAGGCGACCAGTCCGCCGATGGCGTTCGAGATCGGAAACGATATCCAGAGGCCGAGCGCCCCGAACGTCCCCGCGGCGATCCACGCGACCGGCAGGCGAACGACCCCAAGCGTCAGGATCGAGATGGCCGCGGCGACCAGCGTATCGCCCGCGCCCCGGAACCCCCCGGTGTAAGCGCGCATCACGCCGATGAAGCCGAACGACAGCGCCGCGACGCGCAGGAACGTCGCGCTGTGTTCGATCACCGCCGGGTCGTTAGTGAAGATCGCGGCCACTGGCCGTGCGGCGATCATGATGAGCAGTCCGAGGACTGTCAGGATCGCGAGCATCGAGCGGGCCCCAAAGTGGTTCGTCTCGGCGGCCCGATCCTGCCTGCCGGCGCCGATGTTCTGGCCGGTCATCGTCTCGATCCCCTGGGAGACCGCAAGCGCCGGCAGGAAGATGACCGAGAAGATCCGCGTGCCGATCCCGTAGGCAGCGACGACCGACTCGGGAAACGCCGCGATGACGAACAACAGCAGGTTGATCGACAGCGCGCGGGCGGTCCCCTCGATCGAGGCAGGCACGCCGATATCGATCACCTTTCGAGCGAACGAGAGGTCGGGCGCCATCTGGCGCAGTCTGATCCGGACCCCGCGATCGCCCCGCAGCATGATCGCGAGGCCGACGGCGAAGGCAAGCGCCCGCGAGAACACCGTCGCGACGGCCGCCCCCTCGATGCCCGAGCCGGCGAACCCACTCAGTCCGAACAGCCACGCTTCGAGCCCGCCAAGACCCAGCCACGCGAACAGCGGGTTGTTCTCGAAGCCGAAGATCAACAGCGGGTCGAGCACGATGTTGATGAGGACCGAGCCGGCCATCACGTACATCGGCGTGATCGTATCCCCGTAGCCCCGCATCAGCGACATGAAGACGGCAAAGCCGAAGACGAACAGCAGGCCGACGGCGTACACCCGCATGTACTCGACGACCAGCGGCGCGATGTCGGGGCTCACACCAAGCAGCACCAACGCCTCGTCGACGAAGACGGAGCCGACCACCCCCAGCACGACCGAGGCGATGGCTGCGTAGGCGACCGTCTGGGAGGCGGCGTACGCCGCCTCCCGCTCTCGCCCGGCACCGGTGTACTGGGCCACGAGGACGCTCCCGGCCACCGAGAGCCCGAGCGCAAGCGAGATCATCAGAAACACCATCGGGAACGCGAAGCTGATCGCGGCCAGTGCGCTCGTGCTGTGCTGGCCGAGCCAGAACGTGTCCGCGAGGTTGTAGGCGGTCTGAAACAGGTTCATCACGACGATCGGCAACGAGAGGTAAAACAGCGGCTTGCCGATCCCGCCCGAGGTCAGATCGAACTCGTCGGAACTCTTGAACAGGGCATTGATGGCTCGCCGAACGCCCATCACCACTCCACCCCGAGAGAGCCTGATCGGTCGGTATGTCGTTCGTGATCCCGCCCGCTCGCCTCCTCGCGTCCGCTCTCGTAGCTGTCCCCTCTCGACGGCGTCGGGCGCAGACCTCGCCTGCCCGCCCCGTTCCTTCTCGGACGATTCCGCTGCCCGCTCGCGTCGAGATCCCGGTAGAACACGGCCGCGATATCCGCCAGTCGTTCGTCGCTCGTCTCGGTCATTGCTGTGCTTACTAACTAGTCAGTCAAAAGCATTCTGATCGGGGTACTGTGACGCATACACGCGCGATATTGCGGCTATAGCCCGAATAAGACCTCGATAGTCGGGTGCCGCTATCTAACGAACGAGTCAAAACCGTTAACCGGGTTGCAGTCCATTCGTTCTCTAATGGCCGACTCACCGGATCGATCCGACTCGGATCCCGACGAGGAGATCATGCGGGCGACCTATCGGGCGCTGCGCGAGCACGGCTACGCGGACCTCACGGTCAAACGGATCGCCGACGAGTACGGCAAATCGACGGCCGCGATCCACTACCACTACGATACGAAGGACAACCTGCTGGCGGCGTTTCTGGACTACGTCCTCGGGCGGTTCAAGGACAGCGTCCACGAGGTCGAGACTACCGACCCCGAACAACGACTGGAACTGCTGTTGGATCAACTGCTCGTCGAACTCGAGGACCACCGTGATCTGTTGATCGCGATGCTGGAGATGCGAAGTCAGGCCCCCTACAAGGAGACCTTCAGCGAGCGCTTCCAGCAGAACGACGAGTACGTCCGCTACCTCCTCGAGACGGTGATCGCCCAGGGAATCGAGGCGGGCGCCTTCGCGGAGGTCGATCCCGACCACGTCGCCCGCGCGCTCATGACGATCGTCGACGGCGCACGCACCCGGGAGGTCGTCCTCGAGGGGGACGCGCTTGCTACGGCGAGACAGACCGCCGACGAGTACGTCACGGCCGTGTTGCTCGAGGACGAACCCTGATCGCTCTCACCCACTGATTGATCCTCCCTCCGGACCACTAGTATCGGGAGATCGAATGGACGAACAGCAGCACCTCGAAACGAACGGTCCGTACGTCGTCTCCCTCGACGACGCGGCGACGACCGACCCCACCCTCGTCGGGGGGAAGGGCGCGAACTTGGCCCGCCTCGTCGCCGCCGGAGTGGCGGTTCCCGACGGCTTTTGTGTGACGACGCCCGCGTACCACCATCTGGCGAGCGACGCGTCGGTTCGACGCGCCGTCCGTCGCCTCTCGGAGATCGACCCCGCCGATGGGGAGGCGATCGCGACCGCGGGCGCGACCCTTCGGGAGCGAATCGAAGGCCTCGCGGTTCCCGAGGAAGTCGAGGACGCCATCGAAGCCGGCCTCGCGGGGCTCGGAGGCGACCCCAAGGCGGGCTTTGCCGTCCGGTCGAGCGCGACGGCCGAGGACCTCCCGGCGGCCTCCTTTGCGGGCCAGCAAGAGACGTTCCTCAACGTCCGGGCGGCGGCGGTCGTCGATCGCGTTCGGGCCTGCATGGCGAGTCTGTTCACCGACCGCGCGATCGTCTACCGGGCGCGAAACGGCATCGATCACGAGGACGTCGCGCTCGCCGTCGTGGTCCAGCGGATGGTCGACCCCACGGTCTCGGGAGTCCTCTTTACCGCCGATCCGACCACGGGCAACCGCCGGATCACCGCTATCGAGGCCGGCGTCGGGATCGCCGACGCGTTCGTCTCGGGCGAGGCGACCCCCGACTCGGTCCGCGTCACGACCCGAACGGCCCGGATCCGCGAATACGAGGTCGGAAACCAACAACTGGCGGTCAGATCGCTCCCTGAGGGCGGCACCGAGACGGTCGAACTGCCCGGCGGCCGGACGGCGCGCGCGCTGAGCGACGAGCAGGTGCGCACGCTGGTCGCTCTCGGCGCGCGGATCGAGGCGCTCTTTGGCGCCCCACAGGACGTCGAGTGGTGTCTCGCTGACGGGCGCTTCTGGGTGGTCCAGTCCCGGCCGATCACCACCCTGTTTCCCGTTCCCTCGCCCGAACCCGACGACGACCGCCTCCACGTCTACTACAGCGTCGGCCACGCGCAGGCGTTCCCGGAGGCGATGCCCCCGCTCGTCAGGGACGTCTGGATGTCCTACACCGAGTCCGCTCTCGCGGCGTTCGGACTCGCCACGGAGGCCCCGCTGGGCGCCGAGGCCGGCGGCCGGGTGTACGTCGACATCACGCCGGTCCTGCGGATCGACGCGCTCCGAGACGACGTCCCGGAGCTTCTCTCGGAGGTGAGCGAGCCGATGGGCGCCGCCATCGAGGACCTCCTCGCACGTCGCGGCGACGAGTTTCGAACCGAGCGCTCGGCGCGGGACGTCCTCGGAGTTCTGTCCCCCCTCACCAACACGGCGTGGGCCGTCGTCCGGGGGCTCCCATTCGTCCGGGGGATGATGGGCGGGTTCGTCGGTGCGTTCGTCGGGACGCCGAACCCGCCGACGGACGAGGAGGCGCTCTGGATCGAGTGGGGGAGGGAAGCCGCCGCACAGATCACCGGGCGCGAGACGCTCGTAGAGCGGGTGAAAGCACCGTTCGGCCTCTTCGAGACCGTCGACGCAGTCACAACGTTCCCCCGAACCGGCCCGTTGTTTGCGGCCCTCGCGGTCGACGGGTGGCTCCGATGGCGATTCGCGGACGCGCCGGCGGACGTCAACGCCGTCGG
The DNA window shown above is from Halalkalicoccus jeotgali B3 and carries:
- a CDS encoding acetamidase/formamidase family protein; translated protein: MKSIGSVGIASLGTGVAFSHEGEHDESADSSESGSADESYRVESTPENVVWGAIDPTKEPVETVPSGSTVEIETISHEGILEDQPGPEEFFTNNGIPESEILKDQVRVHDEVPHDGAGPHVVTGPVYIEDAEPGDVLEVEVLDLEFRVPYGANTFRQGKGGLPSEFTWNDSKVIEFDLERGVALLSEGIEIPLEPFLGIMAVGPTLTTGRVNSVPPGPFGGNIDIQGTGVGTTLYFPVFRPGALFFTGDGHALQGNGEVDLTALETSLTGTLKFTVHKDAAQMDWPVAETDDDVYIMGINEDLDDAMEQAIEEAISVLVHQKGMSPTEAYRYCSLAVDFNVSQVVDINKGIHGKIPKSTFEEGFDVDPQALGEDF
- a CDS encoding DUF7344 domain-containing protein, whose protein sequence is MSQSNTGCGRIVSGHVPKRANRRRWYVLRYLGACTYPASVGELGDHVAPRVGADSETVAEALRERDLSTLADCSAIEYDADSGLACLSDRYDSYGECARRALTAGVVSHHQPPRLDWLPIEEPDLGDVALSGVR
- a CDS encoding PEP/pyruvate-binding domain-containing protein, encoding MDEQQHLETNGPYVVSLDDAATTDPTLVGGKGANLARLVAAGVAVPDGFCVTTPAYHHLASDASVRRAVRRLSEIDPADGEAIATAGATLRERIEGLAVPEEVEDAIEAGLAGLGGDPKAGFAVRSSATAEDLPAASFAGQQETFLNVRAAAVVDRVRACMASLFTDRAIVYRARNGIDHEDVALAVVVQRMVDPTVSGVLFTADPTTGNRRITAIEAGVGIADAFVSGEATPDSVRVTTRTARIREYEVGNQQLAVRSLPEGGTETVELPGGRTARALSDEQVRTLVALGARIEALFGAPQDVEWCLADGRFWVVQSRPITTLFPVPSPEPDDDRLHVYYSVGHAQAFPEAMPPLVRDVWMSYTESALAAFGLATEAPLGAEAGGRVYVDITPVLRIDALRDDVPELLSEVSEPMGAAIEDLLARRGDEFRTERSARDVLGVLSPLTNTAWAVVRGLPFVRGMMGGFVGAFVGTPNPPTDEEALWIEWGREAAAQITGRETLVERVKAPFGLFETVDAVTTFPRTGPLFAALAVDGWLRWRFADAPADVNAVGRGFPDELVTRINFGLGDLADVARDHPEVAAALREGVSLEEIGSVAGGDVFREAFEAYLEEFGHRATGELDLSRPRWREDPSWLLATVRANLEHAGKGTHREHVARMEREALAAAARLERRADRGPLGPIRRRAVRRLIRTYRGYIQTREYPKQGSAYLFAAWREVLCEAGEHLVADARLDDVDDVWFLRKDELFAALAGEAITVDIAARRDEFDRHAAMTAPPVLTSEGEAPTPAVGREDLPAGVLVGTGVSGGVVEGVARVVRDPTRETIERGEILVAPSSDPGWTPLFLNAAGMVVEVGGRMSHGALVAREYGLPAVVSVPDATRRIETGQRVRVDGTDGTVEILE
- a CDS encoding NAD-dependent epimerase/dehydratase family protein encodes the protein MDVTESRLLVTGGAGFIGTHLTERLLDAGNDVVVVDNFANSDPSTVPDGAELIEGDLTDSDVASEAIDSDIDGVFHLAARKSVNDENPRGQFEDNSAMTYNVLEAMDAADVSEIAFTSSSTVYGEAPRPTPEDYAPLEPISVYAASKIADESLLSTYAHTHGMRVWTFRFANIVGPHLRGAVIPDFVEKLRANPETLTILGNGRQEKSYMYIEDCLDAMEHVIEHTERPVNTFNLGTRTTTSVNRIADIVSDELGLDPDYEYTGGERGWTGDVPKMRLSIEKLTGLGWDVSLESDRAVRKTARELADEMDE
- a CDS encoding class I SAM-dependent methyltransferase, coding for MRPDDVRQDWAERSGKFSPAYYARIGPNEVSETLVDVLTHYVDDSAAILEVGCGSGRHLAHLHEHGFGNLTGIDINDEAFSVMAEHYPRLSEGGTFHTGAIEELVPEFDDDAFDVVYSVETLQHVHPDDEWVFEEFARITSDLLVTAENEGNGPTRGREETPVSYVDDEFPLYHRDWKRVFSTAGLAQLIREPTSRDTIRVFRAP
- a CDS encoding MATE family efflux transporter, which translates into the protein MGVRRAINALFKSSDEFDLTSGGIGKPLFYLSLPIVVMNLFQTAYNLADTFWLGQHSTSALAAISFAFPMVFLMISLALGLSVAGSVLVAQYTGAGREREAAYAASQTVAYAAIASVVLGVVGSVFVDEALVLLGVSPDIAPLVVEYMRVYAVGLLFVFGFAVFMSLMRGYGDTITPMYVMAGSVLINIVLDPLLIFGFENNPLFAWLGLGGLEAWLFGLSGFAGSGIEGAAVATVFSRALAFAVGLAIMLRGDRGVRIRLRQMAPDLSFARKVIDIGVPASIEGTARALSINLLLFVIAAFPESVVAAYGIGTRIFSVIFLPALAVSQGIETMTGQNIGAGRQDRAAETNHFGARSMLAILTVLGLLIMIAARPVAAIFTNDPAVIEHSATFLRVAALSFGFIGVMRAYTGGFRGAGDTLVAAAISILTLGVVRLPVAWIAAGTFGALGLWISFPISNAIGGLVAYCWFKRGTWRESDLTGSGIGIGDTSGEAVSND
- a CDS encoding TetR/AcrR family transcriptional regulator, which codes for MADSPDRSDSDPDEEIMRATYRALREHGYADLTVKRIADEYGKSTAAIHYHYDTKDNLLAAFLDYVLGRFKDSVHEVETTDPEQRLELLLDQLLVELEDHRDLLIAMLEMRSQAPYKETFSERFQQNDEYVRYLLETVIAQGIEAGAFAEVDPDHVARALMTIVDGARTREVVLEGDALATARQTADEYVTAVLLEDEP